One Pseudomonas brassicacearum genomic region harbors:
- a CDS encoding MalY/PatB family protein, whose product MTFDFDTVFERHGTGSTKWSRYPADVLPMWVADMDFPAPPAVIEALHKRLEHPMLGYSVAQDNLRAAIVADLWSKYAWRVEPLQIVFLPGVEPGFNMALHALVEPQQNVVVQVPNYPPLRNAPGHWNLNKVELPFNPLDGQFHTPLAALRDALQGGGALLLSNPHNPLGKVFDREELKAVADICLEQDAWIISDEIHAELCFDGRVHIPTASLSPDIAARTITLMSASKAYNIAGLKTSFAIIQDAKVRERVNNARAGMVDSVNALGLEATRAAYSEAGPWLEALKAYLQANRDYLVEAVNTRLPGITMTVPQGTYLAWLDCSALGLDDPQGFFLKQAKVGLSAGLDFGDDAGQFVRLNFGCPRALLEEGIARMERSLKARR is encoded by the coding sequence ATGACTTTCGATTTCGACACCGTATTCGAGCGCCACGGTACCGGCAGCACCAAATGGAGCCGCTACCCAGCCGATGTATTGCCAATGTGGGTGGCCGATATGGACTTCCCTGCCCCGCCCGCCGTCATCGAAGCGCTGCACAAACGCCTTGAACATCCGATGCTGGGCTATAGCGTGGCCCAGGACAATTTGCGTGCGGCCATCGTCGCCGACCTGTGGAGCAAGTACGCCTGGCGCGTCGAACCCCTGCAGATCGTGTTCCTGCCCGGGGTCGAGCCGGGTTTCAACATGGCGCTTCATGCCTTGGTAGAGCCGCAACAGAACGTCGTCGTGCAGGTGCCCAACTACCCGCCACTGCGTAACGCTCCCGGTCATTGGAACTTGAACAAGGTGGAATTGCCGTTCAATCCGCTCGATGGTCAATTCCATACCCCGCTGGCCGCGTTGCGCGATGCCTTGCAGGGCGGCGGTGCACTGTTGCTGAGTAATCCCCACAATCCGTTGGGCAAGGTGTTTGACCGGGAAGAACTCAAGGCCGTGGCGGACATTTGCCTGGAGCAGGATGCCTGGATCATCTCCGACGAGATCCATGCCGAGCTGTGTTTCGACGGTCGCGTGCACATTCCCACCGCTTCCCTCAGTCCTGACATTGCCGCGCGCACCATCACGCTGATGTCCGCCAGCAAGGCCTACAACATTGCCGGGTTGAAAACCTCGTTCGCCATCATCCAGGACGCCAAGGTGCGCGAGCGAGTCAACAACGCCCGGGCCGGCATGGTCGACAGCGTCAACGCCCTGGGCCTTGAAGCGACCCGCGCGGCCTACAGCGAAGCCGGCCCGTGGCTGGAAGCCTTGAAGGCGTATCTGCAAGCCAACCGCGATTACCTGGTCGAAGCGGTGAACACTCGCCTGCCGGGCATCACCATGACCGTGCCCCAAGGCACTTACCTGGCCTGGCTCGATTGCTCCGCCCTTGGGCTGGACGATCCGCAGGGGTTCTTCCTGAAGCAAGCCAAGGTCGGCCTCAGCGCCGGACTGGATTTTGGTGACGATGCCGGGCAGTTCGTGCGCTTGAACTTCGGCTGCCCACGGGCGCTGCTGGAGGAAGGGATTGCGCGGATGGAGCGCAGCTTGAAGGCTCGACGCTGA
- a CDS encoding CinA family protein: protein MSVAHSICDYLREHELRLTTAESCTAGQIVTLLAEVPGSGSLIESGYVVYSPEAKQRLLGVSPRTIEMFNLTSREVAEEMALGALHDANANVAVATTGILGPDDMDGIPAGTVCFAWAFEVNGQRALFSRQKRFFGSRGQVQLWAAEHALTQLQHFHQRALAGERR, encoded by the coding sequence ATGAGCGTTGCCCACTCCATTTGCGATTATCTGCGTGAGCATGAACTGCGCCTGACCACGGCGGAATCCTGCACGGCCGGCCAGATCGTCACGTTGCTGGCCGAGGTGCCGGGCAGTGGTTCGCTGATCGAAAGCGGCTACGTGGTGTACTCCCCGGAGGCAAAGCAGCGGTTGCTGGGGGTCAGCCCGCGCACCATCGAGATGTTCAACCTCACCAGCCGTGAAGTGGCCGAGGAAATGGCCCTCGGCGCACTGCACGACGCCAACGCCAACGTGGCCGTCGCCACCACGGGCATTCTCGGCCCTGACGACATGGACGGCATTCCCGCCGGTACGGTGTGCTTTGCCTGGGCGTTCGAGGTGAACGGCCAGCGGGCGCTGTTCAGCCGCCAAAAACGCTTTTTTGGCAGTCGCGGCCAGGTGCAATTGTGGGCCGCTGAACACGCCCTCACTCAACTACAGCATTTTCACCAACGCGCCTTGGCCGGTGAGCGCAGGTAG
- the nosR gene encoding transcriptional regulator NosR: protein MLMLIMLFCGGSGLQAKEYGGLEQQRIETIFPNSDNLSEPVGEFKVRTISTGKNPLGYVFQSQDVVDIPAYSGKPINMQVILDTHGVIQDAYVLEHHEPILLVGIPVEKLHAFDAKYKGVKADRRVVVGHSSDPAAVSVDGIAGATVTVMVVNEIIMRAAHKVAVSLKLIEDNAGIAQKPATVREDFFEPATWEQLTGNGAIRRLNLTRGQVDAAFKGTEAEGFDNATPEQTNDTFIELYTADLNPPAIGRNLLGDNQYRFLMQDLKPGEQAIAVLGRGLYSYKGSGYVRGGIFDRVQLRQFGNIISFRDMDHQRLSDVFAKGMPEFNEMSIFIVREPVRFDPGAPWSLELLVRRQTGAVGGTFSSFDLSYQLPEQYLLRPPPTAQELEAVKVANRPTWVNIWYQKAFQIGILCTALAVLMVILFLQDTFTKYPRFLHWLRRVYLVFTVVFIGWYALGQISVVNVLTFAHALFENFRWELFLTDPIVFILWTFTAASILLWGRGVFCGWLCPFGALQELINEASRKLKIPQYELPFALHERLWAVKYIILLVLFGISLESMSTAEQFAEVEPFKTAITLKFDRQWWFVAYAVALLVINIFTRKVYCRYVCPLGAALAIPSKLRLFDWLKRRKECGAPCQLCAKECEIQAIHPDGHINANECHYCLDCQMTYHNENKCPPLVLKNKRKTRDKPAPVPEHAELIPVVQVFKP, encoded by the coding sequence ATGCTGATGTTGATTATGCTGTTTTGTGGGGGCAGTGGATTACAGGCAAAAGAATACGGCGGGCTCGAGCAGCAGCGTATAGAAACCATTTTCCCCAACAGCGATAACCTCTCCGAACCCGTCGGCGAGTTCAAGGTTCGCACCATCAGCACCGGAAAAAATCCGCTCGGCTATGTGTTCCAGAGTCAGGACGTGGTGGATATCCCGGCTTATTCGGGCAAACCGATCAACATGCAGGTCATCCTCGACACCCACGGTGTTATCCAGGATGCCTACGTCCTGGAACACCATGAGCCGATTCTGTTGGTCGGTATCCCCGTGGAAAAACTGCATGCCTTCGATGCCAAATACAAGGGGGTCAAGGCCGATCGGAGGGTGGTGGTAGGGCACTCCAGTGATCCGGCGGCGGTGTCGGTCGATGGGATCGCCGGGGCTACGGTGACGGTCATGGTGGTCAATGAAATCATCATGCGCGCTGCACACAAGGTGGCCGTATCGCTCAAGTTGATCGAGGACAACGCAGGCATTGCGCAGAAGCCTGCCACGGTGCGCGAGGACTTTTTCGAGCCTGCCACCTGGGAGCAACTGACGGGTAACGGCGCGATTCGTCGGCTGAACCTGACCCGTGGCCAGGTCGACGCGGCGTTCAAGGGCACTGAAGCCGAGGGGTTTGACAATGCCACCCCCGAGCAGACGAATGACACGTTTATCGAGCTGTACACAGCCGACCTGAACCCGCCGGCCATAGGTCGCAACCTGCTGGGCGACAATCAATACCGTTTCCTGATGCAAGACCTCAAGCCAGGCGAGCAAGCTATCGCAGTGCTGGGCCGCGGTCTCTATTCCTATAAAGGCTCGGGCTATGTGCGCGGGGGGATTTTCGATCGGGTGCAATTGCGTCAGTTCGGCAACATCATCAGCTTTCGCGACATGGACCACCAGCGACTGTCCGACGTCTTTGCCAAGGGCATGCCCGAGTTCAATGAAATGTCTATTTTCATTGTGCGCGAACCTGTCCGGTTCGATCCGGGAGCGCCTTGGTCCCTCGAGTTGCTGGTGCGACGCCAGACCGGCGCGGTAGGTGGCACCTTCAGCAGCTTTGACTTGTCCTACCAGTTGCCCGAGCAGTACCTCTTGCGTCCACCGCCTACTGCTCAAGAGCTGGAGGCCGTCAAAGTTGCCAACAGGCCGACATGGGTCAATATCTGGTATCAGAAAGCTTTTCAGATCGGGATTCTGTGTACGGCCCTTGCTGTACTGATGGTGATTCTGTTCCTGCAGGACACTTTCACCAAATACCCACGTTTTCTCCATTGGTTGCGGCGGGTTTACCTGGTGTTCACCGTAGTGTTCATCGGCTGGTATGCCCTGGGGCAGATTTCAGTGGTCAATGTCCTGACCTTCGCCCATGCACTGTTTGAGAATTTTCGCTGGGAACTGTTTCTCACCGACCCGATCGTTTTCATTCTCTGGACCTTCACCGCCGCCAGCATTCTGCTGTGGGGCCGAGGGGTGTTCTGCGGTTGGTTGTGTCCCTTCGGCGCATTGCAGGAATTGATCAACGAAGCCTCGCGCAAGTTGAAGATTCCGCAATATGAGTTGCCTTTTGCGTTGCATGAACGCTTGTGGGCCGTGAAGTACATCATCCTGCTGGTACTGTTCGGCATCTCGCTGGAGTCGATGAGCACCGCCGAGCAATTTGCCGAAGTGGAACCGTTCAAGACCGCCATCACCCTGAAATTCGATCGCCAGTGGTGGTTTGTGGCCTACGCCGTGGCGCTGCTGGTCATCAATATTTTTACCCGTAAGGTCTACTGCCGCTACGTTTGCCCGTTGGGTGCCGCGCTGGCCATTCCCAGCAAGCTGCGTCTGTTCGACTGGCTTAAACGACGCAAAGAGTGTGGCGCTCCCTGCCAGCTGTGCGCCAAGGAATGTGAAATCCAGGCGATTCACCCGGATGGCCATATCAACGCCAACGAGTGTCACTACTGCCTCGATTGCCAGATGACTTACCACAACGAAAACAAATGCCCGCCGTTGGTGCTCAAGAACAAGCGCAAAACGCGGGACAAACCGGCGCCCGTGCCAGAGCACGCCGAGTTGATTCCGGTGGTGCAAGTGTTCAAGCCCTGA
- a CDS encoding Yip1 family protein — translation MSAPFVKLFTHPEFAWADIREQEQAHPRHYLAHLLLLALIPAVCLYVGTTWTGWSLAENETVRLSSASALQLCVLLYLTIVAGVVLMGMFIRWMSRTFDARPTINQCIGFAAYTATPYFLAGIAGLYPSRWLAVAVLAAASAYSTFLLFVGLPKFMGLRKEQGLLYSASVWGVGLLVLVTILVEMILLWFNVLQPEYLRVPVG, via the coding sequence ATGTCTGCGCCTTTCGTCAAACTGTTCACCCATCCCGAGTTCGCCTGGGCGGACATCCGTGAACAAGAACAGGCTCACCCGCGTCATTACTTGGCCCATTTGCTGCTGTTGGCCCTGATACCCGCCGTGTGCCTATACGTCGGTACCACCTGGACCGGCTGGAGCCTGGCCGAAAACGAAACGGTACGGCTCAGCAGCGCCAGTGCACTTCAGTTATGTGTGCTGCTGTACCTGACCATCGTCGCCGGCGTGGTGCTCATGGGCATGTTCATTCGCTGGATGTCCCGCACCTTCGATGCTCGTCCGACGATCAACCAGTGCATCGGTTTCGCAGCCTATACTGCCACGCCGTACTTCCTGGCCGGGATTGCCGGGCTCTATCCCAGCCGTTGGCTGGCGGTGGCCGTGTTGGCGGCGGCCTCGGCCTATTCGACGTTTTTGCTGTTCGTCGGGCTGCCCAAGTTCATGGGCCTCAGGAAAGAGCAAGGCCTGCTGTATTCGGCCAGCGTCTGGGGCGTAGGGCTGTTGGTGCTGGTGACCATCCTGGTGGAAATGATCCTGCTCTGGTTCAACGTCTTGCAGCCGGAATATCTGCGGGTTCCAGTGGGCTGA
- a CDS encoding DUF421 domain-containing protein, which translates to MDSVLRAAAIYLALLVLFKIAGRRSLAEITTFDFVLLMIIGEATQQALLGDDFSLTNALMVIVTLIAIDVGLSLLKQRSKWVSQLIDGGPTVIVEHGRILRSRLRHARLTEEDIMEAARSSQGIETLEQIKFAIIERNGKISVIANEQ; encoded by the coding sequence ATGGATTCAGTGCTACGGGCCGCCGCGATTTACCTGGCATTGCTGGTGCTGTTCAAGATCGCCGGACGTCGTTCGCTGGCGGAAATCACCACCTTCGACTTCGTGCTGTTGATGATCATTGGCGAGGCTACCCAGCAGGCATTGCTCGGCGACGATTTTTCGTTGACCAATGCGCTGATGGTGATTGTCACGCTGATTGCCATTGACGTCGGGTTGTCGTTGCTCAAGCAGCGTTCCAAATGGGTTTCGCAGCTGATTGACGGTGGTCCGACGGTCATTGTCGAGCACGGCCGAATCCTTCGCAGCCGGCTGCGCCACGCCCGGTTGACCGAGGAAGACATCATGGAGGCGGCGCGTTCAAGCCAGGGTATCGAGACCCTGGAGCAGATCAAGTTTGCGATTATCGAGCGTAATGGGAAGATTTCGGTGATTGCCAACGAACAGTGA
- a CDS encoding VOC family protein produces MFSHIQIGARDLPKMVAFYDAVLGCLGLVRMASENDSGPAGEGWHQPGKHWPQVFVQLPFNGLPATWGNGMQVSFAADSPETVRAAWEQAIALGGFDEGAPGLRPQYSEGYFGAYCRDPEGNKLCFVYAPDMHE; encoded by the coding sequence ATGTTCAGCCACATACAAATCGGCGCGCGCGACCTGCCGAAGATGGTCGCTTTTTATGATGCGGTCCTCGGTTGCCTGGGGTTGGTGCGCATGGCGAGCGAAAACGACTCCGGCCCTGCGGGGGAGGGCTGGCATCAGCCCGGCAAGCATTGGCCGCAGGTGTTCGTGCAGCTGCCCTTCAACGGCTTGCCCGCCACCTGGGGCAACGGCATGCAAGTGAGCTTCGCCGCCGACTCACCCGAGACCGTGCGTGCAGCCTGGGAACAGGCCATCGCCCTGGGCGGTTTCGACGAAGGCGCGCCTGGACTCAGGCCTCAGTACTCGGAAGGGTATTTTGGAGCCTATTGCCGTGATCCGGAGGGCAACAAGTTGTGTTTTGTGTATGCGCCGGACATGCATGAATAA
- a CDS encoding carboxylate-amine ligase → MNRRMKFGIEEEYFITDLQTRCMPGQPPAAAVAACRVELGKHFAHEMFQSQVEMASPIFRSLPEAADYLTQVRTGLNQRLAPYGLGLLSAGSHPMATQVLQPTDELHFQQLFDDYQRVARRSVLSGLHVHVEVPATQDRVRVMNEVLPWLPMFLALSASSPFWNGAYSGFSSYRQVACDEWPRMGVPEFFEDESGFAGYVDMLMRTGSIHQASDCWWVIRPSSRYPTLELRICDACPRVEDVLCLVSLFRLMVAHAIAQPRPGANYSLMSHWMLKENRWRAKRHGILAEFIAEGQEQPMLIGEWLTVAEETFGETAAALGVQDVFKQARRMVQEGTSADRQIVVYEQGLLLGDSTEQALSRVVDQLLAETAGMPVADSALQQVAGGP, encoded by the coding sequence ATGAACAGGCGCATGAAGTTCGGTATTGAAGAGGAGTATTTCATCACCGACCTGCAGACCCGCTGTATGCCCGGTCAACCCCCAGCGGCGGCTGTCGCGGCGTGCCGGGTCGAGCTGGGCAAGCATTTCGCCCATGAAATGTTCCAAAGCCAGGTCGAGATGGCCTCGCCCATCTTCCGCAGCCTGCCTGAGGCCGCCGATTACCTGACCCAGGTGCGCACGGGCCTGAACCAGCGCCTGGCGCCCTATGGCCTGGGCTTGCTCAGCGCCGGTTCCCACCCGATGGCGACCCAGGTGCTGCAACCCACCGATGAACTGCATTTCCAGCAACTGTTCGACGATTACCAACGGGTGGCGCGGCGTAGTGTGTTGTCGGGTCTGCATGTGCACGTGGAAGTGCCCGCGACCCAGGATCGGGTGCGGGTCATGAACGAGGTTTTGCCTTGGCTGCCGATGTTCCTGGCGCTGAGCGCTTCATCACCGTTCTGGAACGGCGCCTACAGCGGGTTCAGCAGCTATCGCCAGGTCGCTTGCGATGAATGGCCGCGCATGGGTGTCCCGGAGTTCTTCGAGGACGAGTCGGGTTTCGCCGGCTACGTCGACATGCTCATGCGCACCGGTTCCATTCACCAGGCCAGCGACTGTTGGTGGGTGATACGACCGTCGTCACGTTACCCCACGCTGGAACTGCGCATTTGCGATGCCTGCCCTCGGGTCGAAGACGTCCTGTGCCTCGTCTCGCTGTTTCGCCTGATGGTCGCCCATGCCATTGCTCAACCCCGGCCGGGTGCCAACTACAGCCTGATGTCCCACTGGATGCTCAAGGAAAACCGCTGGCGGGCCAAACGCCACGGGATTCTGGCGGAGTTCATCGCCGAGGGACAGGAACAGCCCATGCTGATCGGTGAGTGGCTGACGGTTGCAGAGGAAACCTTTGGTGAAACGGCCGCCGCCCTGGGGGTTCAAGACGTCTTCAAGCAAGCACGTCGCATGGTGCAGGAAGGCACCAGCGCCGATCGGCAAATTGTTGTCTACGAACAAGGGTTGCTGCTGGGTGACTCCACCGAGCAGGCCTTGAGCCGGGTCGTCGATCAATTGCTGGCGGAAACCGCGGGGATGCCCGTGGCCGATTCGGCGCTGCAGCAGGTCGCAGGTGGTCCATGA
- a CDS encoding SDR family oxidoreductase has translation MVDYPFPPFPKQSQPVPGSQQKMDPYPDCGEQSYTGSGRLANKIALITGADSGIGRAVAIAFAREGADVAISYLDEHEDAKETARWVEQAGRQCLLLPGDLADKSQCRKIVDETVARFGRIDVLVNNAAFQMTHENLEEIPDEEWVRTFDINITAMFRICQAALPHMKPGGSIINTSSVNSDMPKPTLLAYATTKGAIANFTGGLAQMLGPKGIRVNSVAPGPIWTPLIVATMPEEEVQNFGTQTPLGRPGQPVEVAPIYVLLASDESSYISGSRYGITGGKPML, from the coding sequence ATGGTCGACTACCCTTTCCCACCTTTTCCAAAACAAAGCCAGCCTGTCCCTGGATCGCAGCAGAAAATGGATCCTTATCCCGACTGCGGCGAGCAGAGCTACACCGGTTCCGGACGGCTGGCAAACAAGATAGCCCTGATCACCGGTGCCGACAGCGGCATCGGCCGCGCCGTTGCCATTGCGTTCGCCCGTGAAGGTGCCGACGTCGCGATCTCATATCTGGACGAACATGAAGACGCCAAGGAAACCGCCCGCTGGGTCGAACAGGCCGGTCGCCAGTGCCTGCTGCTGCCAGGCGATCTCGCCGATAAAAGCCAATGCCGAAAAATCGTCGACGAGACCGTCGCGCGCTTCGGCCGTATCGATGTCCTGGTCAACAACGCCGCGTTCCAGATGACCCACGAAAATCTGGAAGAGATTCCTGACGAAGAGTGGGTGCGCACGTTCGATATCAACATCACAGCGATGTTCAGGATCTGCCAGGCCGCGTTGCCGCACATGAAGCCGGGCGGCTCGATCATCAACACCAGCTCGGTCAATTCCGACATGCCCAAGCCGACGCTGCTGGCCTACGCCACCACCAAGGGCGCCATCGCCAACTTCACCGGCGGCCTGGCGCAGATGCTCGGCCCCAAGGGTATTCGGGTCAATAGCGTGGCCCCGGGACCGATCTGGACACCGCTGATCGTGGCGACCATGCCGGAGGAAGAAGTGCAGAATTTCGGCACCCAGACGCCCCTGGGCCGTCCCGGTCAACCGGTGGAAGTGGCGCCGATCTATGTGCTGCTGGCTTCGGATGAGTCCAGCTACATTTCTGGCTCCCGGTATGGGATCACGGGGGGCAAACCGATGCTTTGA
- the ligD gene encoding DNA ligase D, whose translation MSSKTLDDYNRMRDFAATPEPAAKRSRKSAKSAHALQFCIQKHDATRLHYDFRLELGGALKSWAVPKGPSLDPKVKRLAVHVEDHPLDYATFEGSIPEGHYGAGDVIVWDRGVWIPQGDPFEAYEKGRLKFELQGEKLSGLWNLVRTHMPGKQEQWFLIKHQDEAARPESDYDVVQEAPDSVLSERTIVPKRRGKAATKAVKAVEKTAKAKSTKKASKTSLSGAVAGPIPETLKPELATLVDSAPDGEWLYEIKFDGYRVMARIENGDVRLITRNGHDWTHKLPKQAAALAALGLESAWLDGEMVVANEQGVPDFQALQNAFEVGSSGKIGYYLFDLPYLNGMDLRKVPVEQRRTALAAVLEANEDPLLRFSDAFEETPEALLNSACQMQMEGLIGKRLGSAYVSRRSNDWIKLKCKNRQEFVVVGFSDPKGARSAFGALLLGLHDADSGELRYAGKVGTGFNETTLKSIYQQLLPLETKKPAVVNPPTGYEAKGVHWLEPTLLAEVAFAEMTKDGSVRHAVFHGLRSDKPAKAITQELAKPVKKPAEKRKSPAKQEPEATPSKPKAKAKPKAGQASAMDGKVRITHPERVIDPSSGTTKLQLAEYYASVAEFILPELADRPVALVRAPDGIAGELFFQKNAERLAIPGITSLDKALTGQPVMIINNAEALIGAVQMSTVELHTWNATSVDLDKPDRFVLDLDPDPALPWKSMVEATQLTLSVLDELGLKSFLKTSGGKGIHVVVPLTRKLGWDEVKGFSHAIVSHMAKLLPDRFSAVSGPKNRVGRIFIDYLRNGLGATTICAYAARTREGLPVSVPIFREEVAELKGANLWNVHNVHERLVEVGHEPWADLKKTRQSITADMRRRIGMKKTEK comes from the coding sequence ATGAGTAGCAAGACCCTGGATGACTACAACCGTATGCGCGATTTCGCCGCCACCCCGGAACCGGCAGCGAAACGCTCGCGCAAATCGGCGAAAAGCGCTCACGCTTTGCAATTCTGCATTCAGAAACACGATGCCACACGGCTGCATTACGACTTCCGCCTGGAGCTTGGCGGCGCGCTCAAGAGCTGGGCGGTGCCCAAGGGGCCGTCCTTGGACCCAAAGGTCAAGCGCCTGGCGGTGCATGTCGAAGATCATCCACTGGATTACGCGACGTTTGAAGGCAGCATCCCCGAAGGCCACTACGGTGCCGGTGATGTCATTGTCTGGGACCGGGGCGTGTGGATTCCCCAGGGCGATCCTTTTGAGGCCTATGAAAAAGGCCGACTCAAGTTCGAGCTGCAAGGCGAAAAGCTCAGTGGCCTGTGGAACCTGGTGCGTACCCACATGCCCGGCAAGCAAGAGCAGTGGTTCCTGATCAAGCATCAGGACGAAGCAGCCCGCCCCGAAAGCGACTACGACGTGGTGCAGGAAGCCCCGGACAGCGTGCTCAGCGAGCGCACCATCGTGCCCAAGCGTCGGGGCAAGGCCGCCACCAAAGCCGTGAAAGCCGTTGAAAAAACCGCCAAGGCCAAGTCGACAAAAAAGGCCTCGAAAACCAGCCTCAGCGGCGCGGTGGCCGGGCCGATCCCCGAGACGCTCAAACCGGAGCTGGCAACATTAGTGGACAGCGCCCCCGACGGCGAATGGCTCTACGAGATCAAGTTCGACGGTTACCGGGTCATGGCGCGTATCGAAAACGGCGATGTCAGGCTCATCACCCGTAACGGCCATGACTGGACCCATAAACTGCCGAAGCAGGCCGCAGCCCTGGCCGCGTTGGGCTTGGAGTCAGCCTGGCTGGACGGTGAGATGGTCGTTGCCAACGAACAGGGCGTGCCGGACTTTCAGGCCCTGCAAAATGCCTTTGAGGTCGGCAGCAGTGGCAAGATCGGCTATTACCTGTTCGACCTGCCTTACCTCAATGGTATGGATCTGCGCAAAGTGCCGGTGGAGCAGCGGCGAACCGCACTGGCCGCCGTGTTGGAGGCTAACGAAGATCCGCTGCTGCGATTCTCCGATGCCTTTGAAGAAACCCCTGAAGCGCTGCTTAACAGCGCTTGCCAGATGCAGATGGAAGGGCTGATCGGCAAACGGTTGGGCAGCGCCTATGTGTCCCGGCGCAGCAACGATTGGATCAAGCTCAAATGCAAGAACCGCCAGGAGTTCGTGGTGGTCGGTTTCAGCGACCCCAAGGGGGCTCGCAGTGCCTTCGGCGCCTTGCTGCTGGGGCTGCATGATGCCGACAGTGGCGAGCTGCGCTACGCCGGTAAGGTGGGTACCGGGTTTAACGAAACCACCCTCAAGAGCATCTATCAGCAGTTGTTGCCCCTGGAGACGAAAAAGCCCGCCGTGGTCAATCCGCCTACCGGCTACGAAGCCAAGGGCGTGCACTGGCTTGAACCGACCTTGCTGGCCGAAGTGGCGTTTGCCGAGATGACCAAGGACGGCTCGGTGCGCCATGCAGTGTTCCATGGTTTGCGCAGCGACAAGCCGGCCAAGGCGATTACCCAGGAGTTGGCGAAACCGGTGAAAAAGCCCGCCGAAAAGAGAAAATCCCCAGCCAAACAAGAACCCGAAGCGACCCCGAGCAAGCCCAAGGCGAAAGCCAAACCCAAAGCCGGTCAGGCGTCGGCCATGGACGGCAAGGTGCGCATCACCCATCCGGAACGGGTCATCGACCCCAGCAGCGGCACCACCAAGCTGCAACTGGCCGAGTATTACGCCAGCGTTGCCGAGTTCATCCTGCCGGAACTGGCGGATCGCCCGGTGGCGTTGGTCAGGGCCCCGGATGGCATCGCTGGCGAGTTGTTCTTCCAGAAGAACGCCGAGCGTTTGGCGATCCCCGGCATTACCAGCCTGGACAAGGCGCTGACGGGGCAGCCGGTGATGATCATCAACAACGCCGAGGCGCTGATCGGTGCGGTGCAGATGAGCACGGTGGAGTTGCATACCTGGAACGCGACCTCAGTCGATCTGGACAAGCCAGACCGCTTCGTCCTTGATCTCGATCCGGACCCGGCGTTGCCCTGGAAAAGCATGGTCGAGGCCACGCAACTGACGTTATCGGTGCTCGACGAATTGGGGCTGAAGTCGTTTCTCAAGACCAGCGGCGGCAAGGGTATTCATGTGGTGGTGCCGCTGACGCGCAAACTGGGCTGGGACGAGGTCAAGGGCTTCAGCCATGCCATTGTCAGCCACATGGCCAAGCTGCTGCCTGACCGTTTTTCGGCGGTATCCGGGCCGAAAAACCGGGTAGGGCGGATTTTCATCGACTACCTGCGTAACGGCCTGGGCGCTACGACCATCTGCGCTTACGCCGCCCGCACCCGGGAGGGGCTGCCCGTGTCGGTGCCCATTTTTCGCGAAGAAGTGGCCGAGCTAAAGGGGGCGAACCTGTGGAACGTGCACAACGTCCATGAGCGCCTGGTGGAAGTCGGTCACGAGCCATGGGCAGACTTGAAGAAAACCCGCCAGAGCATCACCGCCGACATGCGTCGGCGGATTGGTATGAAGAAGACTGAGAAGTAA